TCCTTCGTGGAGGTGGTCCAGAAAAATCTCCCACTATGTTGGCTTGTTCAGGTGAATCCTCCTGGAGAGTTGGACACATGTCAGTCATGTGTCCCGGAGTAGCACAGATACCACAAGTCTTCACAGATTGTAATTGCCCCCTTGCCATTTGACGTACCAGAGAGGTAAGCTCAGATAGTTTACCCTCTAAGTCAGAGTGATTCACTTCATTGACCCTTCTTATTGCTCCCTCAGCTCTCACTCCAAATTGTTGGGAATTTTCAGCCATGGTGGAGATCAATAACGTGGCTTCGTCTGTGGTCTTGTTAACCAGAGCACCGCCACTGGCTGCATCTAACATGCTCCTATCCATGGGTGATAATCCCTCGTAGAAATATTGTATTAAGAGCTGATCAGGGATTTGATGATGCGGGCAGCTGGCACACAGTTGTTTAAAGCGCTCCCAGTACTCATATAGAACTTCCCCATTTGCCTGCCTAACTCCACATATTTCTTTCCTTATATTGGCGGCTCTAGAGGCAGGGAAAAATTTCTCGCGGAATCTTCTCTTCAATTCTTCCCACGTAGTGATGGATCCAGACGGCATGTAAAATAACCAATCTTTAGCCTTATCCGCCAAAGAGAAAGGGAAGGCTCTCAACTTGATGTGGTCCTCAGTGACTCCTTGAGGTTTCATTGTGGAGCACACCACATGAAATTCCTTCAAGTGTTTATGTGGGTCTTCACCTGCAATACCACGAAAAGTAGGAAGTAAGTGAATAAGACCAGATTTAAGCTCAAATGCCTCTTCCGTGTTAGGAAATGTAATGCATAATGGCTGCTGGTTCACGTTAGGAGTTGCCAACTCCCTCAAAGTTCTTGGGGCTGCCATTGCTACTCGGGGAATATGCACTTCTTCTTTTTCAGATTCACTTGATGAATCACTGGAAACAAACTCTTGCTTAGATTCTGAAGGTGACGTTGAATCTTGTTGCTTACGCAACTTTGCCTCCTTGGTCAACCTTCTTGCAGTCTTCTCAATCTCTGGATCAAATTCTAATTCtcctgtacgagaagatcgaggcataaaataaataaaaataaataaaaataaaaactaaagcctgtgcaataagtcacttaaaacaccagttccccggcaacggcgccaaaatttggtgggtgtcaaaccaccaaaaataaaatttatattagacctactaccaaaactgaatgagtatagtggtgagtagggtcgtctcctcagggaacaGGTAGGCAAATCACACAGGAAAATGGGGGGGATTTTTAGCAGTAGTACCAACTaattaaaaaggaataaaaactgaaatttaaagttgATTAAGATAGCAGGAACCAAACtacacaaataacaattaattaaaacaacataatcaaggaattaatcttggcaccgaagcacacaactgatcacagatacaagggacaattcatatactcacgaataaactggttatagtggtcaagcgacgcacccaaccaccaatctttccttaattttatgGTAGTCAAGAGACGCTCATAAACTATCCTCTTGTGATTAGACAACCCCAGGAATGCTCACAGGATTTAATGTAGCCACAGCATTAggaattagaaagacccaattcTAGATGACAAACACACATGCTGGTTTATTTAGGCTAGATTAATTATCCCCACGATCCAAATTAAACCGCTTGCGAGGCGGTAAAATTGTCTCGTTTGCCACTAATCAAGATACTTAAAGGCGACGCGCCAACATCCTAATTGGCTATCAATTATTTAGACAATCGAATAACAGGCCTAATTATCCAATAAATCTAAACAGTAATAACTCAgggaaaaatagagaataatcaaatacccatgaacatataaatcaaaaataaaacaattaaaacgatctcacagtTATGATGCTCCAATCCTTGATttattcctcaactagataaaagaTTCAGCCTTGCCACATAACGACGAAGCAATTCATAGTTTTCATGAAGTTTTTGCTGAACCCAAGACGAAATGAAAAACAATGCGGCCGCCAAGCCACTCACAATGATAAAGCAAAAGCCGAGAGAAGAAAAATCCAAGACCAAGTGCGAAAACGAAAAAGTCTCCCGACGTCTGACGGCTAGcgaacaaaaataagaaaactagAGCTAATCTCTCAAATCACAAAACGtgaattcccttttcttttggtcTTTTTCGCCTTTTGTAGCCGCCAGTAGTCTTCAAAGGGTTAGGAGGCCCACAACTTTTGTTTCAAGGTTCCAATCCAGTGCTTCGGGTTCACGTGGACCATGGTCCGtctttcggtttcgtccaccttctaaggcgtggccacgccttagaGGCAAGAGTCTTCTGGATTTTGTCTCCCTTTCGTCACTTTCAACACTAATTGCCTGTAATTAACACAAATACTAATTATGAGTAGAAATCCAATACTTTGTATACTAAACTGCCAAAATTAAGACCaaataaccacaaataaaatgcataattatatccctatcaaattcccccacaccaagacaatgcttgtcctcaagcatttcAAACTTTAAATACACAACCAAGCGAGCAAACATTTTGCAGCAGTTGAATTCAAAACAATGGCTATTAATCAAAGCAACTATTGCCAATGTGTAATTTAGATAACTGTCAAGTACTAATGACAAATTTTACGAGATAACTCTCCaactagcttttgaaaccaATGACTCTTTCAAATCcagactaactaatctaagaatagaAAATATCCAACCAACATTCTTTAATAACTGGTCCAACCATTAAGCAACATCTCAACATAAAGACTCATGGATCCGCAGGCAATACAATTATTCGCATACTTTCATGCTcgtatacttttttttttcatcattttcattttttttctgtttcattttccctttttttttttttttttttttttttgaaggaagtGCTTAGTCCTTGAGCATTCAAGTCCTTTGACGCGAACTCTGACATCTCTTCAATGAAGGAGGCCGGTTACTCAATTAACCGCTTAAGAGCACCACATACTCATAGTTATTCTGCTGTTTGCTTTTGACGCGATAATACGACACTAGGTGAAGACCCCGGTTGGCTAAGTAATGATAAGCAGCGGAGTATAGCCGAATGTTTATTCACAAATAAACACCCAAGTAATGCATGCCGCTTCTATTCctaacatggagaactaagattaataaaTGAACCAGTTCAACACAAAATGtcagacaaatatttacaatgcctagaaaagttaaccaataGAATTGAAGagtcacaaaattcacaaatatTCACCAGAGAGTCATCCTAAAATTTTACCATATCATACTACATATTATGCATCTAAAACCCGTGACATagttaaatttgaaaatctaGCCATGGCTTATCAGGGCTAACCATAAAAATCCCAAAAGGTAAGGTAaaggttttgttttgttttttttttttttttaaggaagaaggaaaagcagtaagaaggaaaagctagactactccccccacacctaaagtctacattgtcctcaatgtaagaACGAAAAGTTGAAGTCAAGTGAAGGGAGCAAAAAACTTCCCTGAATGAATAAAAACTGCAGCAAAACACCATGGTAGAGGAGGTGTCAGGGACTGGCACCGTGGAGCCTCCGACGGTAGTGTGGTGCAGCGTTGCTTCAGATGGAAGCGGAAGTCTTCAATCCAAGCCTGTGTCCCCAGAGTGGACCAGAGTTGCTGTAAGGCGTGCCTACGCCTTACGAGGCAGAGTCTTCTGCCCAAGCATTTCTACGGTGTTCAAGAGCATCACTtataaggcgtgggcacgccttgtaaATCCAAGTCTCCTGCCCAACACCAAAAAGAACACttgcaataaaataaaacaaccCAAAATCAACGAAAAACGAAAGAgaagccttgggttgcctcccaagaagcgcctttctttaacgacTTTGGCTAGACGACTTCGCAGTGAGCAATTAGGCATAGATAGGATCTATCAAGTGTACCTCTTCCACAGTGCCAATGTCTGAAATATCAACAAACGGTTTTAAACGATGACCATTAATCGTAAAATGCTTATTAGTTTCTAAACTCTGGATTTCAACCACACCATTGGGAAAAACATTGACTACCACATATGGTCCAATCCAACGGGATTTTAACTTACCTGGCATGAATTTCAACCGTGAATTGAACAAGAGTACCTTTTGTCCTGGGAAAAAGTGTTTCGCACGCAATAGGCGATCATGAAACTGCTTGGTACGCTCTTTGTACAAACGTGCATTGTCATATGCTTCAAATTCTTGCAGTCAAATTCTTGGTACGCTCCTTGATCTCCCAGTCAAATTCTTGCAGCAAGAGCATCCAACGAATGAGTCTTGGCTTGGACTCCCTTTTTGACAAGAGATACTTcaaagctgcatgatcagagtAAACCGTTACTTTTGACCCCAATAGATATGatctaaatttctcaaaagcGAAAACAATGGCTAGAAGCTCCTTCTCCGTGGTGGTGTAGTTGCATTGAGCTGGTGTCAATGTTTTTGACGCATAGTATATCACGTGACTACACTTCCCACTCCGCTGTCCAAGCACAGCTTCTACGGCATACTGACTGGCGTCACACATGAGCTCAAAGGATAGCTTCCAGTCTGGGGGTTGGATGATTGGTGTCGTGGTCAACATACCCTTGAGTGTGTCAAAGGACAATTTGCAATCATCTCCAAAGTTGAATGGCACCTCCTTTTGAAGCAGGCGAGACAATGGttgagcaatttttgaaaaatcttttatgaaatgcctgtaaaaacctgcatggcctAGAAAACTACGAATATCCTTGACATTAGTAGGGTAAGGTAGACTAGTGATCAAATCAATTTTAGCCTTATCTACCTCAATACCCCTTGATGAAACAACATGGCCCAAAACTATGCCTTCCTTAACcatgaaatgacatttttcatAATTAAGAACCAAGTTTGTTTCAATGCATCTTTTCAAAACCTTTGTTAAATGGACTAGGCACTGATCAAAAGAATCACCGTATACtgtaaaatcatccatgaaaatttcaatgcaattatcaatcatatcAGAGAAAATACTCATCATGCATCTTTGAAATGTTCCAGGAGCATTACACAAACCAAAAGGCATACGGCGATATGCAAAAGTTCCAAAAGGGCAGGTAAAAGTGGTTTTATGTTGGTCCTCTTGAGCAACAATAATTTGATAATATCCAGAGTAACCatctaaaaagcaaaagaaacactTACCTGCCAACCTCTCAAGCATTTCATCAATAAATGGGAGTGGAAAATGGTCTTTCCGAGTTGCGGCATTTAACTTCCTAAAGTCAATGCACATTTTCCACCCATTTTGCAATCTCATTGGCACTaactcattcttttcatttttcaccaaCGTGATTCCAGTTTTCTTGGGAACAACATGGACTGGACTCACCCACTGGCCGTcagaaataggaaaaataattcCTAATTCTAAGAGCTTGAGAATCTCCTTCATCACCACCTCCTTCATTGCAGGATTGAGCTTGCGTTGATGCTCTCTCACGGGTTTTACGTCCGACTCCAAAAGGATGTGATGCATGCAAATGGATGGATTGATGCCTTTGATGTCTGCTAACGTCCATCCAATTGCTGGTTTAAATTCTCGTAAGACCCGTAAGAGCCTCTCTTCTTGCAACGCAGTTAAATCATTGGCAATGATTACAGGCAAAGTCTTGTTATCTCCCAAGTAAGCATATTTCAAATGCTGGGGCAGTTCCTTCAATTCCACATTAGGTGCCTGTTGAACAGAAGGTAGAATCCTTTCATTAGAAGTGGGTAATggtagaaaagaattttcaaacCTGCCTGGAAGCGGATGTAGTGAATGTAAGGACATGATAGCTTCTTTGACTTCCTCCTCCTCCATGTCGTCCACTTCCAAATTGGTCTTGCCTTGTTGCAAGACAAAGTCCAACTTGTCCCCCATGAAATTCTGTTCAAAATTCTCTTGCACAATAGTGTTAGTCATGCCAACAAAATTTACAGACTCAGTATCCTCAGGATGCTTCATtgcatcaaaaatattaaaagtgaccttctctccatcaaattccacagATAAAGTCCCTTCATGTACATCTATTTTAGTCCTTGCTGTACTCATGAAGGGTCTACCCAAAAGAATCACTGCTGAATCAGTAGAGTATGCATCATTCATATCAACAATGTAAAAATCCACAGGAAAAATGAATTCATTGACCTTTACTAGAACATCTTCAACTAGGCCCTCAGGGTAGACATTCGACCTGTCAGCTAGTTGAATGATTACCCTAGTTTCTTTGAGGGGTCctaaattcaaaactttaaaaattgaGAGAGGCATGACATTTATTGAAGCACCTAAGTCAAGCATgcttttttcaattctttgattGCCAATTATGCATGgtatagtaaacatacctggatccttGCATTTCTGGGGCAACTTCCTTTGAAACATCGCTGAGACATTCTCCCCCACCTTCACCTTGTCATCCAGACTCCACTTATTGCGGTTAGTGCATAAgcccttcaaaaatttagcatatttGGGCAATTGCCTAATAGCATCCAATAAAGGAATATTGATCTCCACTTTCCTGAAGGTGTCCAAAATCTCTTGCTcagattctttctttttggctCTTGTAAACCTGCCAGGAAAAGGAGGAATGTCAACTTTCTTTGAGACTTCAGAGGATTGtttctcatcttcctcttcccccTTCCTGggcacttcttcttctttggcgtgggcacgcctaggAGACTGTACCTCCTTGCCACTCCGTAATTGCATTGCACTGGCATTCTCCTTGGGATTAGGAATTACTTGAGATGGTAACTTTCCTCTATTGCTATTTTCCAGGTTGCTCATGGAAGTTGCCAATTGAGACATCTGTACTTCCAAATTCCTAATGCTAGCACGAGTCTCTTGTTGAAATCTGTGAGACTCCTGTTGAGATCTTTGAGCCTCTTGCTGTAATTGACTCGTGCTTTGGGCCAGTGACTTCACTATATCTTCAAGAGACATGTTTGAATTGGAAGTGGATGGTTGTTGCACTGGTGGCCGTGGCTGGAAATATTGTTGAAAGCCAGGGGGTTTTGAAGCATAGCTAAAGTTAGGATGATTTCGCCACCCTGGATTGTAAGTGGGTGCAAAAGGATCATTCCTTCGTGGAGGTGGTCCAGAAAAATCTCCCACTATGTTGGCTTGTTCAGGTGAATCCTCCTGGAGAGTTGGACACATGTCAGTCATGTGTCCCGGAGTAGCACAGATACCACAAGTCTTCACAGATTGTAATTGCCCCCTTGCCATTTGACGTACCAGAGAGGTAAGCTCAGATAGTTTACCCTCTAAGTCAGAGTGATTCACTTCATTGACCCTTCTTATTGCTCCCTCAGCTCTCACTCCAAATTGTTGGGAATTTTCAGCCATGGTGGAGATCAATAACGTGGCTTCGTCTGTGGTCTTGTTAACCAGAGCACCGCCACTGGCTGCATCTAACATGCTCCTATCCATGGGTGATAATCCCTCGTAGAAATATTGTATTAAGAGCTGATCAGGGATTTGATGATGCGGGCAGCTGGCACACAGTTGTTTAAAGCGCTCCCAGTACTCATATAGAACTTCCCCATTTGCCTGCCTAACTCCACATATTTCTTTCCTTATATTGGCGGCTCTAGAGGCAGGGAAAAATTTCTCGCGGAATCTTCTCTTCAATTCTTCCCACGTAGTGATGGATCCAGACGGCATGTAAAATAACCAATCTTTAGCCTTATCCGCCAAAGAGAAAGGGAAGGCTCTCAACTTGATGTGGTCCTCAGTGACTCCTTGAGGTTTCATTGTGGAGCACACCACATGAAATTCCTTCAAGTGTTTATGTGGGTCTTCACCTGCAATACCACGAAAAGTAGGAAGTAAGTGAATAAGACCAGATTTAAGCTCAAATGCCTCTTCCGTGTTAGGAAATGTAATGCATAATGGCTGCTGGTTCACGTTAGGAGTTGCCAACTCCCTCAAAGTTCTTGGGGCTGCCATTGCTACTCGGGGAATATGCACTTCTTCTTTTTCAGATTCACTTGATGAATCACTGGAAACAAACTCTTGCTTAGATTCTGAAGGTGACGTTGAATCTTGTTGCTTACGCAACTTTGCCTCCTTGGTCAACCTTCTTGCAGTCTTCTCAATCTCTGGATCAAATTCTAATTCtcctgtacgagaagatcgaggcataaaataaataaaaaaaataaaaataaaaataaaaataaaaactaaagcctgtgcaataagtcacttaaaacaccagttccccggcaacggcgccaaaatttggtgggtgtcaaaccaccaaaaataaaatttatattagacctactaccaaaactgaatgagtatagtggtaagtagggtcgtctcctcagggaacaGGTAGGCAAATCACATAGGAAAAAGGGGGGGATTTTTAGCAGTAGTACCAACTaattaaaaaggaataaaaactgaaatttaaagttgATTAAGATAGCAGGAACCAAACtacacaaataacaattaattaaaacaacctagtcaaggaattaatcttggcaccgaagcacacaactgatcacagatacaagggacaattcatatactcacgaataaactggttatagtggtcaagcgacgcacccaaccaccaatctttccttaattttatgGTAGTCAAGAGACGCTCATAAACTATCCTCTTGTGATTAGACAACCCCAGGAATGCTCACAGGATTTAATGTAGCCACAACATTAggaattagaaagacccaattcTAGATGACAAACACACATGCTGGTTTATTTAGGCTAGATTAATTATCCCCACGATCCAAATTAAACCGCTTGCGAGGCGGTAAAATTGTCTCGTTTGCCACTAATCAAGATACTTAAAGGCGACGCGCCAACATCCTAATTGGCTATCAATTATTTAGACAATCGAATAACAGGCCTAATTATCCAATAAATCTAAACAGTAATAACTCAgggaaaaatagagaataatcaaatacccatgaacatataaatcaaaaataaaacaattaaaacgatctcacagtTATGATGCTCCAATCCTTGATttattcctcaactagataaaagaTTCAGCCTTGCCACATAACGACGAAGCAATTCATAGTTTTCATGAAGTTTTTGCTGAACCCAAGACGAAATGAAAAACAATGCGGCCGCCAAGCCACTCACAATGATAAAGCAAAAGCCGAGAGAAGAAAAATCCAAGACCAAGTGCGAAAACGAAAAAGTCTCCCGACGTCTGACGGCTAGcgaacaaaaataagaaaactagAGCTAATCTCTCAAATCACAAAACGtgaattcccttttcttttggtcTTTTTCGCCTTTTGTAGCCACCAGTAGTCTTCAAAGGGTTAGGAGGCCCACAACTTTTGTTTCAAGGTTCCAATCCAGTGCTTCGGGTTCACGTGGACCATGGTCCGtctttcggtttcgtccaccttctaaggcgtggccacgccttagaGGCAAGAGTCTTCTGGATTTTGTCTCCCTTTCGTCACTTTCAACACTAATTGCCTGTAATTAACACAAATACTAATTATGAGTAGAAATCCAATACTTTGTATACTAAACTGCCAAAATTAAGACCaaataaccacaaataaaatgcataattatatccctatcaaattcccccacaccaagacaatgcttgtcctcaagcatttcAAACTTTAAATACACAACCAAGCGAGCAAACATTTTGCAGCAGTTGAATTCAAAACAATGGCTATTAATCAAAGCAACTATTGCCAATGTGTAATTTAGATAACTGTCAAGTACTAATGACAAATTTTACGAGATAACTCTCCaactagcttttgaaaccaATGACTCTTTCAAATCcagactaactaatctaagaatagaAAATATCCAACCAACATTCTTTAATAACTGGTCCAACCATTAAGCAACATC
The sequence above is drawn from the Coffea eugenioides isolate CCC68of unplaced genomic scaffold, Ceug_1.0 ScVebR1_1854;HRSCAF=2784, whole genome shotgun sequence genome and encodes:
- the LOC113755918 gene encoding uncharacterized protein LOC113755918, whose product is MPRSSRTGELEFDPEIEKTARRLTKEAKLRKQQDSTSPSESKQEFVSSDSSSESEKEEVHIPRVAMAAPRTLRELATPNVNQQPLCITFPNTEEAFELKSGLIHLLPTFRGIAGEDPHKHLKEFHVVCSTMKPQGVTEDHIKLRAFPFSLADKAKDWLFYMPSGSITTWEELKRRFREKFFPASRAANIRKEICGVRQANGEVLYEYWERFKQLCASCPHHQIPDQLLIQYFYEGLSPMDRSMLDAASGGALVNKTTDEATLLISTMAENSQQFGVRAEGAIRRVNEVNHSDLEGKLSELTSLVRQMARGQLQSVKTCGICATPGHMTDMCPTLQEDSPEQANIVGDFSGPPPRRNDPFAPTYNPGWRNHPNFSYASKPPGFQQYFQPRPPVQQPSTSNSNMSLEDIVKSLAQSTSQLQQEAQRSQQESHRFQQETRASIRNLEVQMSQLATSMSNLENSNRGKLPSQVIPNPKENASAMQLRSGKEVQSPRRAHAKEEEVPRKGEEEDEKQSSEVSKKVDIPPFPGRFTRAKKKESEQEILDTFRKVEINIPLLDAI